From one Rosa rugosa chromosome 4, drRosRugo1.1, whole genome shotgun sequence genomic stretch:
- the LOC133742071 gene encoding uncharacterized protein LOC133742071, producing MDLRRGRGKERVFGERKVDSSSSSTSSLRRENKEVFDDNHINVREGVRCFRLEESGAAQKKEFVERYSRLSEFPIDNRIPGNDLDTSMNRSESVNSSVGDISAQLRYLAGSLRSRESMDQWGVERDRYEGFYGNTRVAAERGRMPISSYPNEGPSNYQLESSYGHGEHKYDVNGVENLGPDRAELLRKMDELKEQLRRSYDVADKPRDMVPPERIRTPPDPYGDRLTYSLSLQQQYVVDKQMPRSPYLNYSHGPVPFMDHHNMDTQNFYPQRNNLNVIPEYEDPSQPQMTRRPSHHPLQYPQPQPHDYFRGQHMGFNQNPLGSYPHELVVHSPACTCSGCYNQNWVVPPQVPHTDFGNRSIPKGPVNLNSSHHVNPVTYSPHNYPRNASPTLHTRWQGDVDSDIDGYGERYLGKMINRRAQISHPFRGGAPFITCFHCFELLKLPRKFKKRSKNQSELRCGSCLTIISVELNNKRLITSASAPKESKQSSSEVDQNSKEVLKGNVLSSPDCLNADDTNSCHDNLDNYGQNLQLIVAEDNSLAEDERLNLDKSEKREGHSSSSSISSKEEVDIPDSMIIQRDVSDSVEQLAKDACSPIAPGSPLWEQPDSPSKHEVSEQPDSPSKHEVSRDGNGNKSACIDQDKVLFSRSTSAQKSVKDMPVETEVDDSFNDYLNTNISQDSTEASKEDHPKIRKGTDNFLVGLIKKSFKDSSKSYQNVERTKVLINGQPIPDHLVRKAEKLAGPIQPGDYWYDFRAGFWGVMGYSCLGIIPSFIEEFSYPMPTNCGAGNTGVYVNGRELHQRDLDLLASRGLPTTREKFYILEISGRVVDEDSGEELKSLGRLAPTIEKVKHGFGMKVPRLAV from the exons ATGGACTTGAGGCGAGGTAGGGGAAAAGAGAGGGTCTTTGGAGAAAGAAAGGTTGATTCCAGTAGTAGTAGTACTAGTTCATTAAGAAGAGAGAATAAAGAGGTTTTCGATGATAATCATATTAATGTTAGGGAAGGGGTTAGGTGTTTTAGGCTTGAGGAAAGTGGTGCAGCGCAGAAAAAGGAGTTTGTTGAAAGATATAGTCGATTATCGGAGTTCCCAATTGATAATAGAATCCCTGGAAATGATCTTGACACGAGTATGAATAGGTCCGAGTCTGTAAATTCAAGTGTAGGGGATATTTCAGCCCAATTAAGGTATCTTGCTGGGTCATTGAGATCAAGGGAAAGCATGGACCAGTGGGGTGTTGAAAGAGATCGGTATGAGGGGTTTTATGGAAACACCAGGGTTGCTGCCGAGCGAGGAAGAATGCCAATTTCTTCTTATCCTAATGAGGGGCCTTCAAATTACCAGCTAGAGTCTTCTTATGGTCATGGTGAGCACAAGTATGATGTGAATGGAGTTGAAAATTTAGGACCTGATCGAGCTGAGCTTCTTAGGAAAATGGATGAGTTGAAGGAGCAACTTAGAAGATCTTATGATGTGGCAGATAAACCAAGGGATATGGTTCCCCCAGAGAGGATTAGGACTCCACCTGATCCTTATGGTGACCGGTTAACTTATAGTCTTTCACTGCAGCAGCAATATGTTGTGGACAAGCAGATGCCAAGATCCCCTTACTTGAACTATAGCCATGGGCCGGTTCCTTTTATGGATCATCATAACATGGATACGCAGAACTTTTATCCGCAGAGGAATAACTTGAATGTGATTCCAGAATATGAGGATCCATCTCAGCCACAAATGACAAGGAGGCCTTCCCATCATCCACTCCAATACCCACAACCACAACCTCATGATTACTTTAGGGGGCAACACATGGGTTTCAACCAGAATCCACTTGGATCATATCCACATGAACTTGTTGTACACTCGCCTGCATGCACTTGTTCAGGCTGCTACAACCAGAATTGGGTGGTTCCACCCCAAGTTCCTCATACTGATTTTGGCAACAGAAGTATTCCTAAAGGTCCAGTTAATTTGAATTCCTCTCATCATGTCAATCCTGTTACATACAGCCCACATAATTACCCCAGAAATGCTAGTCCCACGTTGCACACAAGATGGCAAGGTGATGTTGATTCAGACATTGATGGCTATGGTGAGAGATATCTAGGAAAGATGATCAACAGGAGGGCACAGATTTCCCATCCTTTCCGAGGTGGTGCCCCATTCATTACATGCTTCCATTGCTTTGAGTTGCTGAAACTTCCCAGAAAATTCAagaagagaagtaagaatcaGTCGGAGCTACGTTGTGGTTCCTGTTTGACTATTATTTCAGTTGAACTTAATAACAAAAGGCTCATTACATCTGCATCTGCTCCTAAAGAATCCAAGCAATCATCTTCTGAGGTTGATCAAAATTCTAAGGAGGTATTAAAGGGCAATGTCTTAAGTTCTCCTGATTGTCTGAATGCTGATGACACCAACTCCTGCCATGATAATTTAGATAACTATGGTCAGAACCTTCAGTTGATAGTTGCTGAAGATAATTCACTGGCAGAAGATGAGAGGCTGAACTTGGATAAATCTGAGAAGAGGGAAGGCCATAGCTCTTCATCTTCCATCTCTTCCAAGGAGGAAGTAGACATCCCAGATAGTATGATTATTCAGAGAGACGTTTCTGACTCTGTTGAACAGCTCGCAAAAGATGCCTGTTCTCCAATAGCTCCAGGTTCACCTCTTTGGGAGCAGCCTGATAGTCCTTCCAAACATGAAGTAAGCGAGCAGCCTGATAGTCCTTCCAAACATGAAGTAAGCAGAGATGGGAACGGAAATAAGAGTGCATGTATAGACCAAGACAAGGTGCTCTTTAGTAGGAGCACATCTGCACAGAAATCTGTGAAAGATATGCCAGTGGAAACCGAGGTGGATGATTCATTCAATGACTATCTCAATACCAACATATCGCAGGACTCTACAGAGGCAAGCAAAGAAGATCATCCCAAGATCCGCAAGGGTACTGATAACTTCTTGGTTGGTCTTATCAAAAAGAGTTTTAAAGATTCCTCGAAATCTTATCAAAATGTGGAGAGAACTAAGGTTTTGATCAATGGGCAACCTATACCAGATCATCTAGTCAGGAAAGCTGAAAAGCTTGCTGGCCCAATTCAACCTGGAGATTATTG GTATGACTTCAGAGCCGGATTCTGGGGTGTGATGGGTTACTCTTGCCTTGGCATAATTCCT TCATTTATTGAAGAGTTCAGTTACCCGATGCCAACAAATTGTGGTGCCGGCAATACTGGTGTCTATGTAAACGGAAGAGAACTACATCAGAGAGATTTAGACCTACTTGCAAGCAGGGGACTGCCAACTACCAGAGAGAAATTTTATATCCTTGAAATTTCTGGGAGAGTTGTGGATGAGGACTCTGGGGAAGAGCTAAAATCCCTTGGCAGACTTGCCCCGAC AATTGAGAAGGTAAAACATGGATTTGGCATGAAAGTCCCCAGACTGGCTGTGTGA